One Streptomyces hundungensis DNA segment encodes these proteins:
- a CDS encoding ArsA-related P-loop ATPase: MSRLQVVSGKGGTGKTTVAAALALALATEGRRTLLVEVEGRQGIAQLFETEAFPYEERKIAVAPGGGEVYALAIDAERALLDYLQMFYKLGGAGRALKKLGAIDFATTIAPGVRDVLLTGKACEAVRRKTKQGAYAYDYVVMDAPPTGRITRFLNVNDEVAGLAKIGPIHNQAQAVMRVLKSPETAVHLVTLLEEMPVQETVDGIAELRGAELPTGKVIVNMVRPHVLDGAAVRGVTGDRRREVAKALTRAGVTGSAKLVTPLLEQAAEHAERVELEREQRAVLGTLGLPTYELPLVGEGMDLAGLYRLATELRELGVGE, from the coding sequence GTGAGCAGGCTCCAGGTCGTCAGTGGCAAGGGCGGTACCGGCAAGACCACGGTCGCCGCAGCACTCGCGCTCGCCCTCGCGACGGAGGGCAGGCGCACGCTCCTCGTCGAGGTCGAGGGCAGACAGGGCATCGCGCAGCTCTTCGAGACGGAGGCCTTTCCGTACGAGGAGCGCAAGATCGCGGTGGCGCCCGGCGGCGGGGAGGTGTACGCGCTGGCCATCGACGCCGAGCGGGCGCTCCTGGACTACCTCCAGATGTTCTACAAGCTGGGCGGTGCGGGCCGGGCCCTGAAGAAGCTCGGGGCGATCGACTTCGCGACCACCATCGCGCCGGGGGTCCGCGACGTCCTGCTGACCGGCAAGGCGTGCGAGGCGGTGCGCCGGAAGACCAAACAGGGTGCGTACGCGTACGACTACGTGGTGATGGACGCGCCGCCGACCGGCCGCATCACCCGCTTCCTCAACGTGAACGACGAGGTGGCGGGTCTCGCGAAGATCGGCCCGATACACAACCAGGCGCAGGCCGTCATGCGGGTCCTCAAGTCACCTGAGACCGCAGTGCACTTGGTGACGCTCCTGGAGGAGATGCCCGTTCAGGAGACCGTCGACGGCATCGCCGAGCTGCGGGGCGCCGAGCTGCCGACGGGCAAGGTCATCGTGAACATGGTCCGGCCGCACGTCCTGGACGGGGCGGCCGTGCGCGGGGTGACCGGCGACCGGCGCAGGGAGGTCGCCAAGGCGCTGACCCGCGCCGGGGTGACCGGTTCGGCGAAGCTGGTGACACCCCTCCTCGAGCAGGCCGCCGAACACGCCGAGCGGGTGGAGCTGGAGCGCGAACAGCGGGCGGTGCTGGGCACGTTGGGGCTTCCGACGTACGAACTGCCTCTGGTCGGTGAGGGGATGGACCTGGCCGGGCTGTACCGCCTGGCCACGGAATTGCGCGAACTCGGGGTGGGTGAGTGA
- a CDS encoding DUF4177 domain-containing protein — protein MTKWEYATVPLLVHATKQILDTWGEDGWELVQVVPGPNNPEQLVAYLKREKQA, from the coding sequence ATGACCAAGTGGGAATACGCGACCGTGCCCCTTCTCGTGCACGCGACCAAGCAGATTCTGGACACCTGGGGCGAGGACGGCTGGGAGCTGGTCCAGGTCGTCCCCGGGCCGAACAACCCCGAGCAGCTCGTGGCCTACCTGAAGCGGGAGAAGCAGGCATGA
- a CDS encoding RidA family protein: MSAVEAKLAELGLTLPSVVPPLAAYQPAVRSGVYVYTSGQLPMVEGKLPVTGKVGGEVTPEEAKELAATCALNALAAVKSVVGDLDRIARVVKVVGFVASAPDFTGQPGVINGASELLGAVLGDKGVHARSAVGVAVLPLDAPVEVEIQVELVAD, translated from the coding sequence ATGAGCGCCGTCGAAGCCAAGCTGGCCGAACTCGGCCTGACGCTCCCGTCGGTCGTTCCACCGCTCGCCGCGTACCAGCCCGCCGTGCGGTCCGGGGTGTACGTGTACACCTCCGGCCAGCTCCCCATGGTGGAGGGCAAGCTGCCCGTCACCGGCAAGGTCGGCGGCGAGGTCACCCCGGAGGAGGCCAAGGAACTGGCCGCCACCTGCGCCCTCAACGCGCTCGCCGCGGTCAAGTCCGTCGTGGGCGACCTGGACCGCATCGCGCGCGTCGTTAAGGTCGTCGGCTTCGTGGCCTCCGCCCCCGACTTCACCGGCCAGCCCGGTGTCATCAACGGCGCCAGCGAACTCCTCGGCGCCGTCCTCGGCGACAAGGGCGTCCACGCCCGCAGCGCCGTCGGCGTCGCGGTGCTGCCCCTGGACGCGCCGGTCGAGGTCGAGATCCAGGTAGAACTCGTCGCGGACTAG
- a CDS encoding NUDIX hydrolase yields MPNGQWYPLEWPDRIRALAAGELIAVEPRRAATVMLLRDGAAGADTGPSVHMLRRRTSMAFAGGAYAYPGGGVDPRDAEDARLGWAGPSRDIWAERLGTDAASAQAIVCAAVRETYEEAGVLLAGPDATTVVGDTTGDDWEADRQALVTRDLSFAEFLDRRGLVLRSDLLGAWARWITPEFEPMRYDTWFFVAALPEGQVTRNASTEADRTVWIRPAEAAAGYDKGDLLMMPPTISTLRDLLPYATAAEALVAAAERDLTPVLARARLSDTGELVLSWPGHDEFTKHIPAGGTR; encoded by the coding sequence ATGCCCAATGGTCAGTGGTATCCGCTGGAGTGGCCGGACCGCATCCGCGCCCTTGCCGCAGGCGAGCTCATCGCGGTCGAGCCGCGGCGGGCCGCGACCGTCATGCTGCTGCGCGACGGGGCGGCCGGCGCGGACACCGGCCCCTCCGTGCACATGCTGCGCAGACGCACCTCCATGGCCTTCGCCGGCGGCGCGTACGCGTACCCGGGCGGCGGCGTGGACCCCCGCGACGCCGAGGACGCCCGACTCGGCTGGGCGGGCCCCTCCCGCGACATCTGGGCCGAGCGCCTCGGCACGGACGCGGCCTCCGCCCAGGCCATCGTCTGCGCCGCCGTCCGCGAGACCTACGAGGAGGCAGGCGTCCTCCTCGCCGGCCCCGACGCCACCACCGTCGTCGGCGACACCACCGGCGACGACTGGGAGGCCGACCGCCAGGCCCTGGTGACCCGCGACCTCAGCTTCGCCGAATTCCTGGACCGCCGTGGTCTGGTGCTCCGCTCCGATCTGCTCGGCGCCTGGGCCCGCTGGATCACCCCCGAATTCGAGCCAATGCGGTACGACACCTGGTTCTTCGTCGCCGCGCTCCCCGAAGGACAGGTCACCCGGAACGCGTCGACCGAGGCCGACCGCACCGTCTGGATCCGCCCCGCCGAAGCCGCCGCCGGCTATGACAAGGGCGACCTCCTGATGATGCCGCCGACCATCTCCACCCTGCGCGACCTCCTTCCGTACGCCACCGCCGCCGAGGCCCTCGTGGCCGCGGCCGAACGCGATCTGACCCCCGTCCTCGCGCGAGCCCGCCTGAGCGACACCGGCGAACTCGTCCTGAGCTGGCCCGGCCACGACGAGTTCACCAAGCACATCCCGGCCGGCGGAACCCGATGA
- a CDS encoding MBL fold metallo-hydrolase: MTEAAALPGQPRGGVLSGPATERAINVLAPNPSAMTLDGTNTWIVSEPDSDLAVVIDPGPLDDGHLSRVIATAEKAGKRVALTLLTHGHPDHAEGAARFAELTRTPVRALDPALRLGDEGLAAGEVITTGGLEMRVVPTPGHTADSLCFHLPADRAILTGDTVLGRGTTVVAHPDGRLGDYLDSLRRLRSLTVDDGVHTVLPGHGPVLDDAQGAVEFYLAHRAHRLAQVETAVENGDRTAADVVARVYWDVDRSLWSAAELSVHAQLEYLREHGLI; encoded by the coding sequence ATGACCGAGGCCGCCGCCCTTCCCGGGCAGCCGCGCGGCGGGGTGCTTTCGGGCCCTGCCACCGAGCGCGCGATCAACGTCCTCGCGCCCAACCCCTCCGCGATGACCCTGGACGGCACCAACACCTGGATCGTCTCCGAGCCCGACTCCGACCTGGCCGTCGTCATCGACCCCGGCCCGCTCGACGACGGACACCTCAGCCGTGTCATCGCGACGGCGGAGAAGGCCGGCAAGCGGGTCGCGCTGACCCTCCTCACCCATGGGCACCCCGACCACGCCGAAGGCGCGGCCCGCTTCGCCGAGCTGACCCGTACCCCCGTGCGCGCCCTGGACCCGGCCCTGCGCCTGGGGGACGAGGGCCTCGCGGCCGGGGAGGTCATCACCACCGGTGGCCTGGAGATGAGGGTGGTGCCCACCCCGGGCCACACGGCGGACTCACTCTGCTTCCACCTGCCTGCCGACCGCGCGATCCTGACAGGTGACACGGTCCTCGGGCGCGGCACGACCGTCGTGGCTCATCCCGACGGCCGCCTGGGCGACTATCTCGACTCCCTTCGTAGGCTGCGTTCGCTGACTGTTGACGATGGTGTGCACACGGTGCTGCCGGGTCACGGCCCGGTCCTCGACGATGCGCAGGGTGCCGTCGAGTTCTATCTGGCCCACCGCGCCCACCGCCTGGCGCAGGTGGAGACGGCGGTGGAGAACGGTGACCGCACGGCGGCCGACGTGGTGGCCCGGGTCTACTGGGACGTCGACCGGTCGCTGTGGTCGGCTGCGGAACTTTCCGTGCACGCTCAGCTCGAGTACCTGCGCGAGCACGGCCTGATCTGA
- a CDS encoding Crp/Fnr family transcriptional regulator — translation MDDVLRRAPLFAALDDEQAAELRASMSEVTLARGDALFHEGDPGDRLYVVTEGKVKLHRTSPDGRENMLAVLGPGELIGELSLFDPGPRTATATALTEVKLLGLGHGDLQPWLNARPEVATALLRAVARRLRKTNDQMSDLVFSDVPGRVARALLDLSRRFGVQSEEGIHVVHDLTQEELAQLVGASRETVNKALADFAQRGWLRLEARAVILLDVERLAKRSR, via the coding sequence GTGGACGACGTTCTGCGGCGCGCCCCGCTCTTCGCGGCGCTCGATGACGAGCAGGCCGCGGAGCTGCGCGCCTCGATGAGTGAAGTGACGCTCGCCCGTGGCGACGCGCTGTTCCACGAGGGCGACCCGGGTGACCGCCTGTACGTGGTCACCGAGGGCAAGGTGAAGCTGCACCGCACCTCGCCGGACGGCCGCGAGAACATGCTGGCGGTCCTCGGCCCCGGTGAGCTCATCGGCGAGCTTTCCCTCTTCGACCCGGGCCCGCGCACCGCCACCGCGACCGCGCTGACCGAGGTCAAGCTGCTCGGCCTCGGCCACGGCGACCTTCAGCCCTGGCTGAACGCCCGCCCCGAGGTGGCGACCGCCCTGCTGCGCGCCGTCGCGCGCCGCCTGCGCAAGACCAACGACCAGATGTCCGACCTGGTCTTCTCCGACGTGCCGGGCCGTGTCGCCCGCGCGCTCCTCGACCTGTCGCGCCGGTTCGGCGTGCAGTCCGAGGAGGGCATCCACGTCGTGCACGACCTGACGCAGGAAGAGCTGGCCCAGCTGGTCGGCGCTTCCCGCGAGACGGTGAACAAGGCGCTCGCCGATTTCGCCCAGCGCGGCTGGCTGCGCCTGGAGGCCCGCGCGGTCATCCTGCTGGACGTGGAGCGCCTGGCGAAGCGCTCGCGCTGA
- the nth gene encoding endonuclease III, with protein sequence MKPAAKKAVTVKSAATKAGAKAKGAGGAETKGASPGAPAGQPVGGKPESHLAMVRRARRINRELADVYPYAHPELDFRNPFELLVATVLSAQTTDLRVNQTTPGLFAAYPTPEDLAAANPEDVEEIIRPTGFFRAKTKSIMGLAAALRDEFGGEVPGRLEDLVKLPGVGRKTANVVLGNAFGVPGITVDTHFGRLVRRFKWTEQEDPEKVEAEVCAIFPKSEWTMLSHRVVFHGRRICHARKPACGACSIAPLCPSYGEGETDPEKARKLLKYEKGGFPGQRLSPPPDYPGLPAPPLGAG encoded by the coding sequence GTGAAACCCGCAGCCAAGAAGGCCGTGACCGTGAAGTCCGCCGCCACCAAGGCGGGGGCGAAGGCGAAGGGGGCGGGCGGCGCGGAGACGAAGGGCGCCAGCCCGGGCGCTCCCGCCGGGCAACCTGTGGGGGGCAAGCCCGAGTCGCATCTGGCGATGGTCCGCCGGGCCCGCCGGATCAATCGCGAGCTCGCCGATGTCTATCCGTACGCCCATCCCGAGCTGGACTTCCGCAACCCGTTCGAGCTGCTGGTCGCGACGGTGCTCTCCGCGCAGACCACCGACCTCCGGGTCAACCAGACGACACCGGGCCTGTTCGCCGCGTACCCGACCCCCGAGGACCTCGCCGCGGCGAACCCCGAGGACGTGGAGGAGATCATCCGGCCCACCGGGTTCTTCCGGGCCAAGACCAAGTCGATCATGGGCCTTGCCGCCGCGCTCAGGGACGAGTTCGGGGGTGAGGTGCCGGGTCGTCTGGAGGATCTCGTCAAGCTGCCGGGCGTGGGGCGCAAGACGGCAAATGTCGTGTTGGGCAATGCTTTTGGAGTCCCGGGGATCACTGTCGACACCCACTTCGGGCGGCTCGTACGGCGGTTCAAGTGGACCGAGCAGGAAGACCCGGAGAAGGTCGAGGCGGAGGTGTGCGCGATCTTCCCCAAGAGCGAGTGGACGATGCTCTCGCACCGAGTCGTCTTCCACGGCCGCCGCATCTGCCACGCCCGCAAGCCCGCCTGTGGCGCCTGCTCGATCGCGCCGCTCTGCCCGTCCTACGGCGAGGGCGAGACCGACCCCGAGAAGGCGCGCAAGCTCCTCAAGTACGAGAAGGGCGGGTTCCCCGGCCAACGGCTGAGCCCGCCTCCGGACTACCCCGGGCTGCCCGCACCGCCGCTGGGAGCCGGCTGA
- a CDS encoding NUDIX hydrolase: MSSEGLPDWLVPVARAAETVAPEQMSRFLPPESGDGRQSAVLVLFGEGPRGPELLLMERASQLRSHGGQPSFPGGALDPEDGDPATTGPLRAALREAEEETGLDPAGVQLFGVLPRLYIPVSGFVVTPVLGWWREPTPVRAVDSGETARVFTVPVADLTDPANRATAVHPRGHAGPAFLVESALVWGFTAGVIDRIVHYAGWERPWDRAKRVPLDWHA, from the coding sequence GTGAGTAGCGAGGGGCTGCCCGACTGGCTGGTTCCGGTCGCCCGGGCGGCCGAGACCGTCGCGCCCGAGCAGATGAGCCGGTTCCTGCCGCCGGAGAGCGGCGACGGGCGGCAGTCCGCCGTGCTCGTCCTGTTCGGTGAGGGCCCGCGCGGCCCCGAGCTGCTCCTCATGGAGCGGGCGAGCCAACTGCGCTCGCACGGCGGTCAGCCCTCCTTCCCCGGGGGCGCCCTCGACCCCGAGGACGGCGATCCGGCCACCACGGGGCCGCTGCGGGCCGCGCTGCGCGAGGCCGAGGAGGAGACCGGGCTCGACCCGGCCGGGGTCCAGCTGTTCGGCGTGCTGCCCCGGCTCTACATCCCGGTGAGCGGCTTCGTCGTGACGCCCGTGCTCGGCTGGTGGCGCGAGCCGACACCGGTGCGGGCCGTCGACAGCGGCGAGACGGCGCGCGTCTTCACCGTGCCCGTGGCGGATCTCACGGATCCCGCCAATCGTGCGACCGCCGTGCACCCGCGGGGCCACGCAGGCCCGGCATTCCTGGTCGAATCGGCGCTGGTCTGGGGGTTCACGGCGGGTGTGATCGACCGGATCGTGCACTACGCGGGGTGGGAGCGGCCGTGGGACCGAGCCAAGCGGGTGCCGCTCGACTGGCACGCGTGA
- a CDS encoding MarP family serine protease — protein sequence MNVLDILLLVAAVWFAIVGYRQGFVVGILSVIGFLGGGLIAVYLLPLIWDQVTNESQVSTTAAIVAVVVVIVCASVGQAFTTHLGNKLRRYITWSPARALDATGGALVNVVAMLLVAWLIGLLLAGAALPTLGKQVRNSKILLGVSDVMPPQAETWFSDFSSVLAQNGFPQVFTPFSNESINEVQAPDPKLAGSPVATAAKKSIVKVVGMAPSCGKRLEGTGFVFADRRVMTNAHVVGGVDEPTIQIGGQGRTYDAKVVLYDWRRDIAVLDVPDLKAPPLQFSSTDARTGNGAIVAGFPEDHPYDVRAARIRGRISAKGPDIYHRGTVRRDVYSLYTTVRPGNSGGPLLTPEGKVYGVVFAKSLDDPDTGYALTADEIQADIQQGRTAGQQVDSQQCAL from the coding sequence GTGAACGTGCTGGACATCCTGTTGCTGGTCGCCGCCGTGTGGTTCGCGATCGTCGGCTACCGCCAGGGCTTCGTCGTCGGCATCCTGTCGGTGATCGGGTTCCTCGGCGGTGGCCTCATCGCCGTGTATCTGCTCCCGCTGATCTGGGACCAGGTGACCAATGAGTCCCAGGTCTCGACGACAGCGGCCATCGTCGCGGTCGTCGTCGTGATCGTCTGCGCCTCCGTGGGCCAGGCCTTCACCACCCACCTGGGCAACAAGCTGCGCCGGTACATCACCTGGTCGCCCGCGCGGGCCCTGGACGCCACGGGCGGCGCCCTGGTGAATGTCGTCGCCATGCTGCTCGTGGCGTGGCTGATCGGCCTGCTGCTGGCCGGGGCCGCACTGCCGACGCTGGGCAAGCAGGTCCGCAACTCCAAGATCCTGCTCGGCGTCTCGGACGTGATGCCCCCCCAGGCGGAGACGTGGTTCAGCGACTTCTCCTCGGTCCTCGCGCAGAACGGCTTCCCGCAGGTCTTCACGCCGTTCTCGAACGAGTCGATCAACGAGGTCCAGGCGCCCGATCCCAAGCTCGCCGGCAGTCCGGTCGCGACCGCCGCCAAGAAGTCCATCGTCAAGGTCGTCGGCATGGCCCCGAGTTGCGGGAAGCGCCTGGAAGGCACCGGGTTCGTCTTCGCCGACCGCCGGGTGATGACCAACGCCCATGTGGTGGGCGGCGTGGACGAGCCGACCATCCAGATAGGTGGTCAGGGGCGTACGTACGACGCGAAGGTCGTGCTGTACGACTGGCGTCGCGACATCGCGGTCCTGGACGTGCCGGACCTGAAGGCGCCCCCGCTCCAGTTCAGCTCCACCGACGCCCGCACCGGCAACGGCGCGATCGTCGCGGGCTTCCCGGAGGACCACCCCTACGACGTCCGCGCGGCCCGCATCCGCGGCCGGATCAGCGCCAAGGGCCCGGACATCTACCACCGCGGTACGGTCCGCCGAGACGTCTATTCGCTGTACACGACGGTCCGGCCCGGCAATTCGGGCGGCCCGCTGCTGACTCCTGAGGGCAAGGTGTACGGAGTGGTCTTCGCGAAGTCGCTGGACGACCCGGACACGGGGTACGCGCTGACCGCCGACGAGATCCAGGCCGACATTCAGCAGGGCCGTACGGCCGGTCAGCAGGTCGACAGCCAGCAGTGCGCCCTATGA
- a CDS encoding 6-phospho-beta-glucosidase: MRLTILGGGGFRVPLVYGALLRDRAPGRVTEVVLYDVDAARLHAIGRVLAERAYGIDDAPRVRTTTDLDEALRGADFVFSAIRVGGLEGRAADERIALDEGVLGQETVGAGGIAYGLRTVPVAVEIARRVKVLAPDAWVINFTNPAGLVTEAMAEHLGDHVVGICDSPVGLARRVARAIGVDPAAVRLDYAGLNHLGWLHGMYDGEENVLPRLFEDDALLTSFEEGKLFGADWLRTLGSVPNEYLHYYYFNREAVAAYQRAEKTRGAFLREQQAGFYASTDSVPEASVWAAWDRTRAEREATYMSANRKASGGGERHADDMESGGYENVALALMRAIARDEPATLVLNVRNGTSLRALDEKAVIEIPCRIDAAGPRPLPVSQLTGHEAGLVSTVKAVERCVLEAAESGSARAAVKAFALHPLVDSVHVARRLLDGYRGAHPGLGYLRAD; this comes from the coding sequence ATGCGACTGACGATCCTCGGCGGCGGCGGCTTCCGCGTCCCGCTCGTGTACGGCGCCCTGCTGCGCGACCGCGCGCCCGGGCGGGTCACCGAGGTGGTCCTGTACGACGTGGACGCGGCCCGGCTGCACGCCATCGGCCGGGTCCTCGCCGAGCGGGCGTACGGGATCGACGACGCGCCCCGGGTGCGCACCACCACCGACCTCGACGAGGCGTTGCGCGGCGCGGACTTCGTGTTCTCGGCCATACGGGTGGGCGGCCTGGAGGGGCGGGCCGCCGACGAACGGATCGCGCTCGACGAGGGCGTCCTGGGGCAGGAGACGGTCGGCGCGGGCGGCATCGCCTATGGGCTGCGCACCGTGCCGGTGGCCGTCGAGATCGCCCGCCGGGTGAAGGTGCTCGCCCCGGACGCCTGGGTCATCAACTTCACCAATCCGGCGGGCCTGGTCACCGAGGCGATGGCCGAGCACCTGGGTGACCACGTGGTGGGCATCTGCGACTCGCCGGTGGGGCTGGCCCGCCGGGTCGCCCGCGCGATCGGCGTCGACCCCGCCGCGGTGCGTCTGGACTACGCGGGCCTCAACCATCTGGGCTGGCTGCACGGCATGTACGACGGCGAGGAGAACGTCCTGCCCCGCCTGTTCGAGGACGACGCGCTGCTGACCTCCTTCGAGGAGGGCAAGCTGTTCGGCGCCGACTGGCTGCGCACGCTGGGCTCCGTACCGAACGAGTATCTGCACTACTACTACTTCAACCGCGAGGCGGTGGCCGCCTACCAGCGGGCCGAGAAGACCCGCGGCGCCTTCCTCAGGGAACAGCAGGCGGGTTTCTACGCCTCGACGGACTCCGTGCCCGAGGCATCGGTGTGGGCGGCCTGGGACCGCACCCGGGCCGAGCGCGAGGCCACGTACATGTCGGCGAACCGCAAGGCGTCGGGCGGCGGCGAGCGCCACGCCGACGACATGGAGTCCGGCGGGTACGAGAACGTGGCGCTCGCCCTGATGCGGGCGATCGCGCGGGACGAGCCGGCCACGCTCGTCCTGAACGTGCGCAACGGAACGTCCCTGCGCGCGCTCGACGAGAAGGCCGTCATCGAGATCCCCTGCCGCATCGACGCGGCCGGCCCCCGCCCGCTGCCCGTCTCGCAGCTGACGGGCCATGAGGCGGGCCTGGTCAGCACGGTGAAGGCGGTCGAGCGGTGTGTCCTGGAGGCGGCCGAGAGCGGTTCGGCGCGAGCGGCGGTGAAGGCGTTCGCCTTGCATCCGCTGGTCGACTCCGTCCATGTCGCCCGCAGGCTTCTGGACGGCTACCGGGGTGCCCACCCCGGCCTCGGCTACCTCAGGGCCGACTAG
- a CDS encoding alpha/beta fold hydrolase, whose amino-acid sequence MTAPEPGTGSPGGTGSPVRIDGPWTHRDVAANGARFHIAELGDGPLVLLLHGFPQFWWTWRHQLTALADAGFRAVAMDLRGVGGSDRTPRGYDPANLALDITGVVRSLGEPDAALVGHDLGGYLAWTAAVMRPKVVRRLVVSSMPHPRRWRSAMLGDLKQTSAGSYVWGFQRPWLPERQLAADDGALVGRLVREWSGPRQPEDEAVETYRRAMCIPSTAHCSIEPYRWMVRSMARPDGIQFNRRMKRPVQVPTLHLHGSLDPVMRTRSAAGSGQYVEAPYRWRLFDGLGHFPHEEDPTAFSAELVNWLKDPEPDR is encoded by the coding sequence ATGACCGCACCCGAGCCCGGTACCGGAAGCCCTGGCGGCACCGGAAGCCCCGTCCGTATCGATGGTCCCTGGACCCATAGGGACGTCGCGGCCAATGGTGCGCGCTTCCATATCGCCGAACTCGGCGACGGGCCACTGGTGTTGCTGCTCCATGGCTTCCCGCAGTTCTGGTGGACCTGGCGCCATCAGCTGACCGCGCTCGCCGACGCCGGGTTCCGCGCGGTCGCGATGGACCTGCGGGGCGTGGGCGGCAGCGACCGCACCCCGCGCGGCTACGACCCGGCCAACCTCGCGCTCGACATCACCGGCGTCGTACGGTCCCTGGGCGAGCCCGACGCGGCGCTCGTCGGACACGACCTGGGCGGCTACCTGGCGTGGACGGCGGCGGTGATGCGCCCCAAGGTGGTGCGCCGGCTCGTCGTGTCGTCGATGCCGCACCCGCGCCGCTGGCGCTCGGCGATGCTCGGCGACCTCAAGCAGACCTCGGCCGGGTCCTACGTCTGGGGCTTCCAGCGCCCGTGGCTGCCGGAGCGTCAACTGGCGGCGGACGACGGGGCGTTGGTCGGGCGTCTCGTCCGCGAGTGGTCGGGTCCGCGCCAGCCCGAGGACGAGGCCGTGGAGACCTATCGGCGCGCCATGTGCATCCCGTCCACGGCGCACTGCTCGATCGAGCCGTACCGGTGGATGGTGCGGTCGATGGCGCGGCCCGACGGCATCCAGTTCAACCGCAGGATGAAGCGGCCGGTGCAGGTTCCGACGCTCCATCTGCACGGCTCGCTCGACCCGGTGATGCGGACCCGCAGCGCGGCCGGCTCGGGCCAGTACGTCGAAGCCCCTTACCGCTGGCGGCTGTTCGACGGTCTGGGGCACTTCCCGCACGAGGAGGACCCCACCGCCTTCTCGGCGGAACTGGTCAACTGGCTGAAGGATCCGGAACCGGATCGCTGA
- a CDS encoding phage holin family protein, translating to MSDPSHNAGSAERSLGQLVASATAEMSALVHDEIALAKAELRQDVKRGAIGGIAISTAGVLALFSLPVLSFAAAYGIHNLGLGLAWSFLIVGGAFLLLAAVLGVLAISKFKKVKPPEKSIASAKATAATLQGVKPHPRPATVEVTVTDTGATVARSSA from the coding sequence ATGAGCGACCCCAGCCACAACGCCGGCAGCGCCGAGCGCAGCCTCGGCCAGCTGGTTGCCTCCGCGACCGCCGAGATGTCCGCCCTGGTGCACGACGAGATCGCGCTGGCCAAGGCCGAGCTGCGCCAGGACGTCAAGCGCGGGGCGATCGGTGGCATCGCCATCAGTACGGCGGGTGTGCTCGCGCTGTTCTCGCTGCCGGTGCTGAGCTTCGCCGCCGCGTACGGCATCCACAACCTGGGGCTCGGGCTCGCCTGGTCGTTCCTCATCGTCGGCGGCGCGTTCCTGCTGCTCGCGGCGGTGCTCGGGGTGCTCGCCATCAGCAAGTTCAAGAAGGTCAAGCCGCCGGAGAAGTCGATCGCCTCGGCCAAGGCGACGGCGGCGACCTTGCAGGGCGTCAAGCCCCACCCGCGTCCGGCCACCGTCGAGGTGACGGTCACGGACACCGGCGCCACTGTGGCACGCTCGTCTGCATGA